Genomic window (Candidatus Binatia bacterium):
GGCGCGCCCTGAATGAGATCTTTCGAGAGCGCCATCACCCGGTTGGGCGCGGCCCCGGCCGAAACGATCTCCACGTCTTTTACCGGATCGAGTCCGGCGCGGCGCAGGATTATACGGGCGATGAGATCGGATCGGCCGCCGAGCTCGGAGACTCCGACTCTCTTCCCTTTAAGGTCGGCGACCTTTCCGATGTTGGACGAAACCGCCATGCCGTAGGGCTCGACTCTCATGTGCGTGCAGAGCGAGACGATGTCCGAGCCGGCCAGAACGGGTTGCACGATGGCCAGGGGATTGCCGAAACCGATCATGAAATCCGCGCCGATCAGCGACTGGACGCCGCCGGCGAGCGGATCGCGAATGAAAACTTCTTCTACTTCAATGCCGTTTTGCTTGAAAATACCGCCGTCGATTCCGACGTAGGAGATCGCGGCGCCGACTTCCCAACCGACGTAAGCGAGCCGCACCTTTTTAAGCTCGGCCGCGCCGGCGGTAGAAGAGAACCAAAGCAGCGATCCGCAGAGAATCGCGCCGAGGTTAAAGCTCCAGGACTGTCGCATTGTTCCCCCAGATTTCCGGCTGAGCGCCGAGCGCGTGGCCGAGTGAAGAAACTCGTTCAAGGTAAAAGGTAATATGTTCCCGGCGGAGTTGCAAGCTTGCTCCCTTGCACCGTCCCTGGTATTTTTTTCGCATGGCCTTGGAGCGAAAAGAAGGACGTTTCGAGATCGTCTCGGACTTCAAGCCGCAAGGCGACCAACCCGAGGCGATCGAGAAGCTGGCCCGCGGCGTCGAAGAAGGAAAAAGACACCAGGTCCTCCTCGGGGTCACCGGCTCGGGCAAAACCTTCACGATGGCCAACGTGATCGCGAGCGTGCATAGGCCGGCGCTCGTGATCGCGCCCAACAAGACGCTGGCCGCGCAGCTCTACAACGAATTCAAAGAGCTGTTTCCGCAAAACGCCGTGCGTTACTTCGTCAGTTACTACGATTATTATCAGCCGGAAGCGTACGTCCCATCGACGGACACCTACATCGAAAAAGACGCCTCGATCAACGACGAGATTGACAAGCTGCGCCACTCCGCGACCAAGGCGCTTTTGGAGCGGCGCGACACGATCATCGTGGCGAGCGTCTCGTGCATTTACGGTCTGGGATCGCCGGAGGCGTACTTCGATTTGATGGTCTATCTGGAAGAGGGGATGGAGATCGAGCGCGATCGCGTGCTCAGAAAGCTCGTCGATATCCACTATCAGAGGAGCGATTACGACTTTCACCGCGGAACGTTTCGCGTGAGAGGGGACGTCGTCGAGGTCTTTCCGGCCTACGAAGACATCTCCGCCGTGCGCATCGAGTTTTTCGGCGACCGGATCGAGCACCTGCTCGAAATCGATCCGATACGCGGCAAGGCGCAGCGCCGCGTCGGCAAGGCGGCGATCTATCCGGCGAGCCACTACGTTACCACGGAGGAGCGGATGAAGCTCGCGGCCGCGGGAATTCGCGCCGAGCTCACCGAGCGCCTTGCCGAGCTCCGCGCGGAGAACAAATTGCTGGAGGCACAGCGGCTGGAGCAGAGAACGCTCTACGACCTGGAATTGTTGGATGAGATGGGCTTCTGTCCGGGCATCGAAAATTACTCGCGCCACCTCACCGGCCGGAACCCGGGCGATCCGCCGCCGACGCTGCTCAGCTATTTTCCCGACGATTTCCTTCTTTTCATCGACGAGAGCCACGTAACGGTGCCGCAGGTCGGCGGCATGTACCGCGGCGATCGATCGCGCAAGAGCACGCTGGTCGAATACGGCTTCCGCCTGCCGTCCGCGCTCGACAACCGTCCGCTGAACTTCGAGGAGTTCGAGGCGATGACGCACCAGGCGATCTACGTCTCGGCGACCCCGGCGGACTACGAAATCGAAAAGAGCGGGCGGGTCATGGTCGAGCAACTCATCCGTCCGACCGGGCTCATCGATCCGGAAGTCACGGTGCGCCCGGCGCGGAATCAGGTGGACGATCTCCTCGACGAGATCCGCAAGCGGACGGAGAAAAAAGAGCGCGTCCTGGTGACGACGTTGACGAAGCGCATGGCCGAAGATCTGACCGACTACTATCAGGACTTGAACGTCAAGGTGCGCTATCTTCATTCGGATATCGAAACGCTCGAGCGGGTTGAGATTATCCGCGAGCTGAGAAGGGGGACCTTCCACGTCCTCGTCGGAATCAATCTCCTGCGCGAGGGATTGGACATTCCGGAAGTGTCGCTGGTGGCGATTCTCGACGCCGACAAGGAAGGCTTCCTGCGCTCCGAGCGCTCGTTGATTCAAACGATCGGCCGGGCCGCCCGGAACGTGAACGGGAGCGTGATTCTCTACGCCGATTCGGTGACGGATTCGATGAAGAAGGCGATCGACGAGACCAACCGGCGCCGCCGGCTTCAGGCGGAGTACAATCGGAAGCATGGCATCACGCCGCAGACCGTGGTCCGCTCGCTCGGCACGCCGCTTGTGGAAGCGTACGAAGCCGACTATGTTACAGTGCCCCTGGTGGCGGAAAGGTCCGAGAAGTATGATGCCAAACAAGACGCCCGCATGCTCGATCGCCTGAAAAAAGAAATGAAGCAGGCCGCGGCGAGTCTGGAATTCGAGCGGGCCGCGGAGCTGCGCGACCAGATACGCCGGATCGAAGAGCGGGAATTGGGTTTGCACGACCCGCTGCTGGCGCGGGGAGCGGAGGGATGAAGTGTGTGTTCTGTTCTAGCCGGACTTTACTGCGTCAGAGACGTCGTCGTCTATTCGGTTCCTGCTTCCTGATCCTATCCATGTTCGTGTCAATGTCCGCGGAAACGTTGGCACAAGCTACTCATGATGTTCCAGTCGTGATTCCACCTATGGATGAAACTGCGCGGCGACAGTGGAACGAGGATTCGCAAAAGTGTTCGAGCTTCCAAGAAAACCCTGACCTCGCAATTGAGCATTGTACGAGAGCAATGAATTCACCTCACCTCGTCGGTCTAGTTCTCGCCATTCTTTTGAGCAATCGTGGCGCAGCGTATCAATTTAAGGGCGACTATGATCGCGCGATTCAAGACTACGGCCGAGCTTTACAAGCTGAGTCCGGCTTTCGGTCTGTTTTAACCGAGCGTGGCGCAGCTTACGCCAGCAAAGGTGATTACCACCGCGCCATTCAAGATTTCAACGACGCGATTCTTCTTCTCCCGGACGATGCGCGTGCGTTTTATGGCCGCGGCTATGTTCACCGAAGGCAAGAGGACTATGACCGTGCAATTCAAGATTATGACACGGCGATTCGGTTGGATCCGAAGATTGCGGTGGTTTACAGTGAGCGGGGATATGTCTATGCTCGCAAGGGGGATGATGCTCGGGCGATTCAAGATTATGATGAGGCCATCCGGTTAGAGCCAGGCGATACGCTCAGTTTACTCAGACGCGGTCGGGCCTATTTTCGTAAAGGGAGTTACGAGCGCGCAATACGGGACTATGACGAGATCATTCGCATAGACCCAAAGGATGCCCGAGCGCTTCAAAACAAAGGACGCGCACTCTTTTACCTCGAGCGGTTTGGCGATGCGCGAGGCGCTTTCACAAAGGGTGTCGAGCTTGAACCTCAAGATGCGTATGGTTCGCTCTGGCTGTATTTGGCGCGCACGCGAGAAGGGCACAACGGGAAGGATGAACTCGCGGCCAACGCAAAGAACCTGGACGTTCAACAATGGCCATGGCCTATTGTGAGGTTTTATCTCGGTACAGCGGCGCCCAAAGACCTTCTTAGGTCCGCCGAGAGTTTGGACCCGAAGAAAAGCCGCGAGCAACGTTGTGAGGCGTACTTCTATCTTGGCGAGCAAGCATTGATGCGGGGCGACCGGCAAGAAGCCATCAAGCTCTTCCAAGCAACTCTCGATACCGGGGTAACGAACTTTATTGAGTACGAGGCGGCACAGATCGAGCTGCAGCGTTTATCGCGGTGAGCCCTGTTGCCGTAGGGCGGAGAGATGAAAATAGCTATCTGCAATCAACGGTCAGGTGTCGGCTTTGGATGGGTGGCGGGATGCGCCGTTGCTTTGCTGCTTGCCTGCGCCGCCTGCTGGCAGCCCGGCGACGAGCGTCAAATTAAAAACGCGGTGAGCGCCTTTTACGACGTTTATATGAAGGTGCGTCCGTCGGGCGTGCCGACGAAAGAGGAACAACCGGAATTCAAGAAGGTGATCTCGACCGGCCTGGCGGGTCTATTGGACGAAGCATTTACCAGTGAAGAAAAGAATACTTTTAGGGAAACGAAGATCGAGGGAGATCTGTTCAGCTCTTTGGACCAAGGAGCGCTGTCATACAAGATTTTACAATGCGAAACTCAAACGGCGCCGGCCGCATGCCTGGTCGAGCTGACCAGCGTCGATGACCGTAACAATGCCAAGTTCGCCTGGAAAGACCGAGTCTTTCTGGTCCGGGAGGGCGATCGCTGGGTCGTAGACGATATCGAATTCCTCGGCGACCGTCCGTACATGCACAAAGGCCGTCTCAAAGATGTCTTGAGACAAATCATAGAAGAGGCGAAGAAACCGGCGGTCTAGCTCTGATTCGGTTTGGCGACCGGCTATCCCGGCCGGCGTTCCGGAAAACGTTCCGGATGCGCGGCATGATGCGACGCGCCGGTATATCCCAACTGCTGCGACATTTGTTTTGCGGCGTGCTTGATCAGTCTCACGTGACTCTCGAACTTGTGCGATTTCATCTGACTCTCGGTGCCGGTTAGGCCGACCGCTGCGACGGTACGCCCTTCCATATTAAAGATCGGGGCCGCGATACACACCACGTCGAGATTGTTCTCGCAATCGTCGATGGCATACCCGTTCGCTCGCACATACGCCAGCTCGCGGAGCAGGTGGTTCAGCGTAGTGATGGTTTTCGGCGTGTGCTTGGGCAACCCCCGGTCCCGGAGGATTGCTTCTACGGCTTGCTGGGGCAGGTGGGCGATCAATGCCTTGCCGACGGAGGTGCAATGCACGTCCATGCGCCTCCCGACCCATGTGTTGATCCTGATAAAACCGGGCTTGTCGATTCGTTCTATATAGACCGCTTCATGTCCGTCGAGAATCGCCAGGTGGCCGGCGAGGCTGGTTTTTTCCACCAACTCCTGAAGCAAAGGGTAGGCAACATCGTGAAGCTCCAGGCCGCGCAGCGCATGACTGCCGACGCTGAAAAGCTTCATGCTGATGCGGTATTTGCCGACAGTGTCGTCGCGCTGAAGATATCCGCGTTGTTTCAGCGTCCGAAGGATGTAACTCAAGCTGCTCTTCGGCAGCTTGAGCCTCCTGCTGATCTCGGAATTCGTTAGCCCATTCTTGCTCTGGCTCAGCACCTCGAGGATGGTCAGGGCCCGCTCGATCGCGCCGACTGTCGTGGGCTCTTTCATAGTCACCCTTCTATCCGGTTTTGTCTTATGAAATCGGCTAATAGAACCCATGTTCAGTATTATGAACAAAAATTGCTGTTGTCAACTCTCAAATTGTTGACTTGCGTCCAGTGGAACGTTAGAGAAAGTGAGCGGTATTAAGAATCAGTGTTCAGAATACCGAACACGTGGCACTAGGACGCGTGAAGTTATTCAAAATAATTCTAGCAAAGGAGGGCGATGATGAAGGCAGGCAACAACGGTTCTGACCCAATCATGGCAACCGAAAGAGAGTGGAAGACCGATCCACGCTGGAGGGGCGTCGTTCGGCCTTACCGGGCGGAGGACGTTTTCAAAATTCGCGGCTCGATACCTCTGGACGGTGGTCTGAAAAGAATCGCCGGTCTTACCGCCGGAAGACTCTGGGAATTGCTCCATAGCGAGGAGTACGTGCCCTCGCTCAGCGCCATGGATGGCATACAAGCCGTTCAGCAGGTCAAGGCGGGTCTCAAGGCGATCTACTGTAGCGGATGGCAGGCGGCGGCCGGCGCCAACAGCGCCAGGAAAATGTATCCCGATCTGAGCCTCTATCCTTCCGACAGCGTTCCCGCGCTCGTGCGTGAGATCAACAACGCTCTCTCGAGGCAAGACGAAATCGACCGGCTGGAGAACAAGAGCGGCACTTACTGGTTCGCGCCCGTCGTCGCCGACGCCGAGGCCGGCTTCGGCGGGAGCTTGAACTCCTTCGAGATCATGCGGGCAATGATCGACGCCGGGGCCGCCGGGGTCCATTTCGAGGATCAGAACTCCTCGGTCAAGAAATGCGGACACATGGGCGGCAAAGTCGTCGTCCCCACCTCCGAATTCATCCAGAAACTCGTGGCCGCGCGACTCGCCGCCGACGTCGAAGGCGTCGCCACGCTTGTTATCGCCCGGACCGACGCCAACGGGGCCAGCCTGATCACGAGCGACGCCGATGAGAGAGACCGGCGCTTCTTTACCGGTGAGAGAACCTCAGAAGGCTTCTTTGTCGTTCGCGCGGGACTCGAAGCCGCCATCGCCAGAGGACTCGACTACGCTCCTTATGCCGACATGCTGTGGTGCGAGACTTCGGAGCCGGACCTCAAAGAGGCGAAGACCTTTTCAGAAGCGATCCGAAAACAATTTCCCGAGAAGCTTCTGGCCTACAACTGCTCGCCGTCGTTCAACTGGAAGAGAAAGCTCGACGACTCGACCATCGCCAAGTTTCAAAAAGAGCTGGCCGCTATGGGCTACAAATTCCAGTTTGTGACTCTGGCGGGTTTTCATTGCATCGCCGAAGCGATCTTTCGGCTCTCGATGGATTATCTGCGCCGCGGCATGGCGGCCTATGCGGAGCTGCAGCAGAGGGAGTTTGAAATGGAGCCGTTGGGCTACGACGCCGTCAAGCATCAGAGATCGGTCGGCGCGAGCTACTTCGACGCCGTTGCCCAACTGGCCGCGGGCGGCGCGGCGTCCACGCTGGCGCTTAGCGGTTCGACGGAGGATGAGCAGTTTTTGTGCGAAGGCGGTTCGGCACGCGCTGCGGCCGTTCACAGAAAATAGCGTTCGAACCCTTAAACTTTATTTTTTGTAAAGCTGCTTGATGAATCCGGAGCTTTCCAACTCGCGCACCAGGCTTTGATCGACAAAGGCTTTCGGGTCCGCGGCCGCCGCCCTCGGATCGCGCGGCGCGAGATCGTCGAGCAGGGTTTTGACGCCGTCCGGAGTCGGCATGAGATTTTCCGGAAAGACGGCGGTATAGGCGCGGTAGGCTCTCTCCAGGCTTTCCGGGTCGGTGATTCTGAGATTCTTTCCGAAAATCGCTTTCGTCGGCTCTTTCTCCGTCTTGATCGAGTGGACCGCTTCGACCATCGCGCGCGCGAACTTCGAAAAGATCGGCCGCTTTGCCTTGAGAATGCTTTCGCGCGTGAGCACCGCGTTCCACCAGAACGGGATTTTCAACGAGCCGATATCCAGCAGGTCTCGGAAGCCCAATTTTTCCGCCTCGCGCACGAACGGTTCGGGCATGATGACGAACTGAACCACTCCCCGCGACAGCGCCGCGAATCTCTCTGTGTTGCCGCCGGCCGTGATGATCTTCGCCTCCTTTTCCGGATCGACACCCACTCGTCTCAACGCAAGCCGGAGGCCGAGGTCGGACGTGCTTCCGAGCCGGTTGACGCCGCCGGTTTTGCCTCTGAGCTGCTCCAGGGCCGTGATGGATTGCAGGGTGATGATGTGATCCACGAACGTCGGCACCATGCCGAGAATCATCACGATATCGGCGCCGGCGAGACGCGAGCTGACCAGCGTGGTGACCGATGTTACGATCACGTCGACTTCGCCCGCGAGCATCGCCTGCAGCGCCGTGGGGCTGGCGCTGATGCGGATGACCTCGGAGGCGAGCCCCTGCTTCTTCATCAGTCCTTTTTCCTGGACCACCCAGATCGGGCTGTTGGCCGGACTGTCGCCGGCCCAGGCGATGCGGATGCGGTCCTGAGCGGAGGCCGCCGTCGGATATGCGAATAGTGCCGCGGCGACAAGGGCCGACGCTAGAAAGTTTTCGGTGGCTCTGCGCATGACGTTGCCCTTTTTTTGTTTGTGATGGACTTATTGAATCAAGTGCTCCGACTCTAACTCTCCGGCGAAAGTCATGTCAATAAGGCTCTTTTGTCAGCCGGACATTGTGGTATATATCATGGAGTTTCGATGCATGCGGTCTCGTGGCTCCGAGCTAAAAACATGAGGAGGTGGACACGATGAATCCAATCCGAATCTTGGCGATAGTCCTAATTGTTGCGGGCGTTCTCGGGCTGGTGTACGGCAGTTTCAGTTACACGAAGGAGACGCATCAGGCGAAACTGGGTCCGCTGGAGTTGCAGGTGAAAGAAAAAGAGACGGTCAACGTTCCTCAGTGGGCCGGCGTCGGCGCGATCGCCGTCGGGGTGATCCTGCTCGTCATCCCGGTCAAGAAATAAACGGGCCACAGACCAAGCGCGAGAATTCAAAAGCGTCATTCCCGTGAGAACGGGAATCCAGTAAGGGCGGGATGAATTCCCGCCCCTACACAATTGCCTGGACTCCCGCTTCAGCCTGAGGCTGATCCGTCCTCTGGCGGATGCGCGGGAGTGACGAACTTGGTTTTCACCTGAGGTAAGAAGCTCTCGCGCTTTCTGTTGCCCGCCCACCGCCTACTTCTTGTAGAGCTGTTTGATAAATCCCGAGGCGTCCAGCTCTCTCACAAAGCTCGGATCGACGAAGGCCCTCGGGTCCGCCGCGGCGGCCCTGGGATCGCGCGGCGCGAGATCGTCGAGCATGGTTTTGACGCCGTCCGGAGTCGGATAGGGAACTTCAGGGAAAGCGTTTGAATAATCTTTGTAGGCCCTCTCCAGCCCTTCCGGGTCGCCAATACCCAAATTCTTTTTGAAGAGAGATTTGGCGTATTCCTTTTCGGTTTTTAAAACGTGAAGCGCCTCCACCATCGTACGGACGAGTTTCTGGAGGAGGGGCCGCTTGGTTTTGATGATGCCCTCGCGCGTCAAAATGCCATTCCACCAAAAGGGAATCTTTAGATCGCTGATATTGTACAGGTTGCGAAAGCCTAGCTTCTCCGCCTGAGTTAAGAAGGGCTCGGGTATGATCGTGAACTGGGTGATTCCTTTGGAAAGGGCCGCGAATCTCTCTGCGGTCCCGCCTGCCGGGATGACCTTGACGTCCTTTTCCGGATCGACGCCCAATTTCCTCAACGCGAGCCTGAGTCCGAGGTCGGACGTGCTCCCCAGGCGATTCACGCCCGCCGTCTTGCCTTTGAGCTGCTCTACCGCCGTGATGCTCGACAATGAAACGATGTGATCGACAAAAGTCGGAACGACGCCGACGATCATCACCGTGTCGGCGCCGGCAAGACGCGAACTCACAAGGGTGGTGACCGAGACGCTGGCGGCATCGATTTCGTTGGCGAGCAGCGCCTGAAGAACCGTTGGGCTGGCGCTGATCGCGATGATTTCCGGTTGCACCCCCATCTTCTGCAGCAGTTTCCGGTCTTGGATGACCCAGATCGGGCTGTTGGTCGGGCTGAATCCGGCCCACGCGAGGCGGAGTTTTTCTTGCGGCAAAGCAGGGGTGGCGATAACGAGAAAAATTAGAAACGAAGAGATCTTTGTCGCAAATCGCATGGCAAGTCCTCCCGTTCGATTGCGAAGACTAGCACTATGGTTTCCAACCGGTCAAGCTCGCCGCAAAGCCATCAGCCTTCAGCAATCAGCGCTCAGCTTCGGATAAACGCCGGCGTGGAAAATATGCTATAGTTTTACACGGCTGATAGCTTGCACTGAGAACTTTATTGATGCCTCTTCTCGAAGAAAAACTCGAAGCCTTGCCCGCCAAGGCCGGCGTGTATTTGATGCGCGACCCGAACGGCAAGGTCATTTACGTCGGCAAGGCCAAGAACGTGCGCGCGCGCGTGCGCGGGTATTTCCGCGGCGGGGAGGGGCGCTCGCAGATCCAATTTCTCATGAACCGGGTCGGGGACGTCGAAACGCTGCTAACGAGCAACGAGAAAGAAGCTCTGATCCTCGAAAACAATCTCATCAAGCAGTACAAGCCGCGCTACAACATCAGGCTCAAGGACGACAAGAGTTACTTGAGCATCAAGATCAACGTGCGCCACCCGTGGCCGAGGATCACGGCGACGCGGAAGATCGTCAAGGACGGCAGCCGCTACTTCGGCCCGTACTCGTCGGCGTTTTCCGCGCGCGAGACGCTGGACATTATCGAGAAGCATTTCCTGCTGCGCAACTGCACCGAGTACAATTTCAAAAACCGCGCGCGGCCGTGCCTGCAATATCAGATCAAGCGCTGTCTCGCTCCCTGCGTTTTGCCGGTGGACTCCAACGAATACCAGGCGAACCTGCGCGAGGCGATTCTCTTCATCGAAGGCAAGCGCCAGGAGCTGATCGACGAGCTGCGGCGGAGGATGGATGAAAAGGCCGAGGCCCTGGAATTCGAGGCCGCGGCCAAGATCCGCGACCAGATCCAGGCGGTGGAAAAGACCGTCGAGAAACAGCGCATGGTTTCCCACTGGGGCGGCGATCAGGATATCTTCGGCCTCTACCGCGAGGGCGGCTTCATCGAGGTCCAGGTCCTCTTCGTGCGCCAGGGAAAGCTCACGGGCAACCATGCCTATTCTCTGGAGGACCGGGAATTTCCCGACGAGGAGGTTCTAGAGGAGTTGCTCACGCAGTTTTACCAGGGCGAGCGCTTCGTGCCCGACGAGATCCTGCTGCCGGTCGAGATCGACGACCGCGAAGCGCGCGAGGAATATTTATCCGAGCGCCGGGGTAAAAGAGTCTCGATCCTCTCGCCGCAACGGGGCGACAAACGCCAGCTCGTCGAGATGGCGGCTGAAAACGCACGCCAGAGCTACGCCGAGCGCCACGACCAGGAAAAAGAGCGGGAGCGAATGCTGCTCGAGCTGAAAGAAAAGCTCAGGCTACGCAACTATCCGCAGCGGATCGAGTGCTACGACATCTCCAACATCCAGGGCGCTCACGCCGTCGGCTCCATGGTCACGTTCATCAACGGCGAGCCGGACAAGAATTTTTATCGGCACTATCGCATCCGAACGGTGAGTCCCGAAATGCGCGGCGACGACTTCGCGATGATGTACGAGGTGCTGAAGCGCCGCTTCAGCCGCGGCGTTGAGGAAGGCGGCCTGCCGGATCTGGTCGTCGTGGACGGCGGCAAAGGTCAGCTCGGAATGGCGTTGTCCGCGATGGGCGAGCTCGGCGTGCTCGGTAAAATAGACGTCGCCGCTCTGGCCAAGATGCGCGTCGAATGCGCGCCGCGGAGCGCGGAGATCGAACGCCTGGAGGAGCGAGTCTTCCTGCCGGGGCAGAGCAATCCGATCGTGCTGAAGCGCAACTCGAACGCGCTGTTTCTGCTCCAACGCGTGCGCGACGAGGCGCACCGCTTCGCCATCACCTATCACAAGAAGGTGAGGGCCAAGCAAACCCTCTACTCGGCGCTGGACAAGATCCCCGGCATCGGCGGCGCGCGCAAGCGCGCTCTCTTGCGCGCCTTCGGCAGCGTCAAGCGGATCGAAGAAGCGTCGCTGGACGAACTGCTCAAAGTCCCGTTGATCAACGAGAAGGTCGCGCAGGAAATTCTTGACAGCTTGAGATCGGCGCAATAAGGATACAGAGCCCGCACCGATTAAGGAGGTGGGCTGTGATTTCTACGATCTGCCGGTACGCGCTGGCGTCTGCTGCCCTTCCGTTTTGCCTGTGGCACGCCGACGGCGCTCATGCCGCCGACGCCAAGCCCGCGTGGCAGGCGGAATGGAAAAAAACTCTGGCCGCCGCCCACCGGGAAGGCGAAGTGACGCTCTATGGCCAGGCGCGCAGTCCCACCAGCGACGCCATGAAGGCCTTTCAGAAGGCCTATCCCAAGATCAAGCTCAATTTTGTCGGTGGAACGGGAAACCAGTTGGGTCCCAGAGTCATGGCCGAAAAGAGGGCCAACAAACATCTGGTGGACATTGCGATCGGAGGTCCAGGCACCATGGTCGCAGTCTATTACAAGGCCGGGCTTCTGGAGCCTCTGAGCTCGGCATTTATTCTTCCGGAGGTCAAGGACCCGTCACTCTGGTGGGACAGACAACACCACTTTGCCGACGGCGAGAGTCGCTACGTCATGGCCATGACCGGCGACGTCTCTTCGACCATCGGCGCCTATAACGTCAATCTCGTGAAGCCCGGCGAGATCCAATCCTGGTGGGACCTGTTGCATCCCAAGTGGCGCGGCAGAATCGTCGCCACCGATCCGAAGTCGGCGGGCAACATCCAGAATTGGAGGTATCTGTTTTACAGCGCGGAGCTGGGGCCGAAATTCATTCGCAAACTGCTGGGAGAAACGGAGGTGAGGTTTTCTTCCGACG
Coding sequences:
- a CDS encoding extracellular solute-binding protein gives rise to the protein MISTICRYALASAALPFCLWHADGAHAADAKPAWQAEWKKTLAAAHREGEVTLYGQARSPTSDAMKAFQKAYPKIKLNFVGGTGNQLGPRVMAEKRANKHLVDIAIGGPGTMVAVYYKAGLLEPLSSAFILPEVKDPSLWWDRQHHFADGESRYVMAMTGDVSSTIGAYNVNLVKPGEIQSWWDLLHPKWRGRIVATDPKSAGNIQNWRYLFYSAELGPKFIRKLLGETEVRFSSDERQMMDWVASGQYAVHLFAKGANLDQAIQQGLPVRELNSQREAGSIGTGSGHIGFFKNAPHPHAARIYVNWILSREGQMNWQELTKDNSLRVDIPKDRVPKENIPVEGKKYMMMSSPEYEDVTGLKKVLDEVLTPGRGKP
- the uvrC gene encoding excinuclease ABC subunit UvrC → MPLLEEKLEALPAKAGVYLMRDPNGKVIYVGKAKNVRARVRGYFRGGEGRSQIQFLMNRVGDVETLLTSNEKEALILENNLIKQYKPRYNIRLKDDKSYLSIKINVRHPWPRITATRKIVKDGSRYFGPYSSAFSARETLDIIEKHFLLRNCTEYNFKNRARPCLQYQIKRCLAPCVLPVDSNEYQANLREAILFIEGKRQELIDELRRRMDEKAEALEFEAAAKIRDQIQAVEKTVEKQRMVSHWGGDQDIFGLYREGGFIEVQVLFVRQGKLTGNHAYSLEDREFPDEEVLEELLTQFYQGERFVPDEILLPVEIDDREAREEYLSERRGKRVSILSPQRGDKRQLVEMAAENARQSYAERHDQEKERERMLLELKEKLRLRNYPQRIECYDISNIQGAHAVGSMVTFINGEPDKNFYRHYRIRTVSPEMRGDDFAMMYEVLKRRFSRGVEEGGLPDLVVVDGGKGQLGMALSAMGELGVLGKIDVAALAKMRVECAPRSAEIERLEERVFLPGQSNPIVLKRNSNALFLLQRVRDEAHRFAITYHKKVRAKQTLYSALDKIPGIGGARKRALLRAFGSVKRIEEASLDELLKVPLINEKVAQEILDSLRSAQ